A single window of Myxococcus virescens DNA harbors:
- a CDS encoding alkaline phosphatase yields the protein MTRGCASQLWNQLAVAKGAARAEHLLVLATTAALLAVGGVRRLRMRRQAQRPR from the coding sequence GTGACTCGAGGATGCGCGTCGCAGCTGTGGAACCAGTTGGCGGTGGCGAAAGGGGCGGCGCGAGCCGAGCACCTGCTGGTGCTGGCCACCACGGCGGCCCTGCTGGCGGTGGGGGGCGTGCGCCGGCTGCGCATGCGGCGCCAGGCCCAGCGCCCGCGGTGA